The following are encoded together in the Spiroplasma apis B31 genome:
- the xseA gene encoding exodeoxyribonuclease VII large subunit: METKVLKIKDLNENLKFFIESSNNFKNINIKGEIANLTYNKSGHIYFSLKDNEAKIDCAIWKSNAQKFINLNPQEGTEVIASGSLSFYKPTGKLTFTIVNVKLDGIGELSIIYDKRYNELKQKGWFDNEIKKNIPKIPKNIGIVTAESGDAVRDLITTAKRRYPPVNIYLFPSSVQGETAANDIANKIMKANRFHKKLDLLIVGRGGGSYEDLWTFNEMAVLEAIYKSNIPIISAVGHEPDVTLADYVADLRVSTPTAAGERAAPEKTNLIQALNNKLKELGNVLSNKINIEKNKILNFENEQKKVLINKILFMDKELSNLDNYLNESLIRKFQMAKTSLNNHINNVRFLFKHNFDKTKNYLIATNEGWNKKLLENYNLLKNTIFQLDEKLDLLNPLKPLEHGFAILKQDEKIIKSVTSINKQNNIEAILIDGKINLKVEN, encoded by the coding sequence TTGGAAACAAAAGTTTTAAAAATTAAAGATTTGAATGAAAACTTAAAATTTTTTATAGAGTCATCAAATAATTTTAAAAATATCAATATAAAAGGTGAAATTGCAAACCTTACTTATAACAAATCAGGTCATATATACTTTTCTTTGAAAGATAATGAAGCGAAAATAGATTGTGCTATTTGAAAAAGTAATGCACAAAAGTTTATCAACTTAAATCCACAAGAAGGTACGGAAGTTATCGCATCAGGATCACTTAGTTTTTATAAACCAACAGGAAAATTAACATTTACAATTGTGAATGTTAAGCTCGATGGTATAGGTGAGTTATCGATAATTTATGATAAACGATATAATGAGTTGAAACAAAAGGGTTGATTTGATAATGAAATCAAAAAAAATATTCCTAAAATTCCAAAAAATATCGGTATTGTTACAGCTGAATCGGGAGATGCAGTAAGGGATCTTATAACAACAGCTAAAAGAAGATATCCACCAGTGAATATTTATTTATTCCCATCATCAGTACAAGGAGAAACTGCAGCTAATGATATCGCTAATAAAATAATGAAGGCTAATAGATTTCATAAAAAGTTAGATTTACTGATTGTTGGTAGAGGTGGAGGAAGTTATGAAGATTTATGAACGTTTAACGAAATGGCAGTATTGGAAGCAATTTATAAATCTAATATTCCCATTATTTCTGCTGTAGGACACGAACCTGATGTAACATTGGCCGATTATGTTGCTGATTTGAGAGTTTCAACACCAACAGCCGCAGGGGAAAGAGCTGCGCCTGAGAAAACTAACTTGATCCAAGCTTTAAATAATAAACTAAAAGAGTTGGGTAATGTGTTATCAAATAAAATAAATATTGAAAAAAATAAAATATTAAATTTTGAGAACGAACAAAAGAAAGTTTTAATAAATAAAATTTTATTCATGGATAAAGAATTATCTAACTTGGATAACTATTTGAATGAAAGTTTAATTAGAAAATTCCAAATGGCAAAAACAAGTTTAAATAACCACATCAACAATGTAAGATTCCTATTCAAACATAATTTTGATAAAACAAAAAATTATTTAATTGCAACCAATGAAGGATGAAACAAAAAATTATTAGAAAACTATAATTTATTGAAAAATACTATTTTTCAATTAGATGAAAAGTTAGATTTATTAAACCCTCTAAAACCTTTAGAACACGGTTTTGCAATTTTAAAACAAGATGAAAAGATAATAAAATCAGTCACAAGTATCAACAAACAAAATAACATAGAAGCTATTCTGATTGACGGTAAAATCAATTTGAAAGTAGAAAATTAA
- the xseB gene encoding exodeoxyribonuclease VII small subunit, with product MSNKSFNEMLENIKLISNKLNDPNTSMEESINLFKEGKEIISQAKTQLETLEGEIKKVLDNDELEDFN from the coding sequence ATGTCAAATAAAAGTTTTAATGAAATGTTAGAAAATATTAAGTTAATATCTAATAAATTAAATGACCCAAATACATCAATGGAGGAGTCAATTAATTTATTTAAAGAAGGTAAGGAGATCATATCTCAAGCAAAAACTCAACTAGAAACTTTAGAAGGTGAAATAAAAAAAGTTCTAGATAATGATGAGTTAGAAGATTTTAATTAA
- a CDS encoding 1-deoxy-D-xylulose-5-phosphate synthase N-terminal domain-containing protein translates to MNWKEINNYNDLSGCESTDTLASLAEEIRNYLINFTNLNGGHIGSNLGVVELTIALLSRYSPEKYIYLFDTGHQSHVYKLLTDRKEKFETINKFNGISNFQEISESDFDYISTGHSGTAIGYAMGYSVGQSEKKVISIVGDAAFYGSYTNAGLLNLIKSENKTITIVNDNNEAIGRNSIKIKNLRSYVEGIGFNYVYCDDGHDFSKLFDAFNECEKYNNHVIIHVITKKGFKYNGEKELTFNHTIEENKNNTFQKKIPELIESCFNKNSYLICPAMINASGFTKLWENYPKNVIDCGINEELTALVASSLANLGKTVFISVYSTFFQRMFDQLTHDIFRNNLNIIFLIDRAGINYTTGISHHGIYDVSLIQNFNDTIIYCPATSSDISNIKNLIVNNKKQLFIRYEKAEVINLNYNENQNDQGWVEVIYNKNNSSTIITYSVILKEFYDIITNNNYPINLINARFINPIDKKILEKHKENKIYVYEQVINKNNLFTNIDLFYKKKDNIYSYALNRNDIHHGSKKDLLSNLKMDPEDIVNIILKNN, encoded by the coding sequence ATGAACTGAAAGGAAATCAATAATTACAATGATCTATCAGGTTGTGAAAGTACTGATACTCTTGCTTCCTTGGCTGAGGAAATAAGGAATTATCTTATTAATTTTACAAACTTGAATGGTGGTCATATCGGAAGTAATCTTGGTGTAGTAGAACTAACTATTGCCTTACTTTCGAGGTATAGTCCAGAAAAATATATTTATCTTTTTGACACAGGACATCAATCTCATGTTTATAAGCTTCTTACAGATAGAAAAGAAAAATTTGAAACTATAAATAAATTTAATGGTATTTCTAACTTTCAAGAGATTTCAGAAAGTGATTTTGATTATATATCAACAGGTCATAGCGGAACAGCAATTGGATATGCTATGGGATATAGCGTTGGGCAATCAGAAAAAAAAGTTATATCTATTGTTGGAGATGCTGCATTTTACGGTTCATATACCAATGCAGGGTTGTTAAACTTGATTAAAAGTGAAAATAAAACTATAACTATTGTTAATGATAATAATGAAGCAATTGGTAGAAACTCCATCAAAATAAAGAACTTAAGATCATATGTAGAAGGAATTGGATTCAACTATGTATATTGTGATGATGGTCATGACTTTTCCAAATTGTTTGATGCTTTCAATGAATGTGAAAAATACAACAATCATGTAATCATACATGTGATAACTAAAAAAGGATTTAAATATAATGGTGAAAAGGAATTAACATTCAATCACACAATAGAAGAAAATAAAAATAATACATTCCAAAAAAAAATACCTGAACTTATTGAAAGTTGTTTTAACAAAAACTCCTACTTGATTTGTCCTGCAATGATTAATGCCAGTGGCTTCACAAAGCTATGGGAAAATTATCCTAAAAACGTCATAGATTGTGGTATAAACGAAGAACTAACAGCACTAGTTGCAAGCTCGTTGGCTAATTTGGGTAAAACGGTTTTTATATCAGTGTATTCAACATTTTTCCAAAGAATGTTTGATCAGTTAACACACGATATTTTTAGAAATAACTTAAATATTATTTTTCTAATAGACCGAGCAGGTATAAATTATACAACAGGTATAAGTCATCACGGAATTTATGACGTTAGTTTAATCCAAAATTTCAATGACACAATCATTTATTGTCCAGCTACTTCAAGCGATATTTCAAATATAAAAAATTTAATTGTTAATAACAAAAAACAATTATTCATAAGATATGAAAAAGCAGAAGTGATAAATTTAAATTATAATGAAAATCAAAATGATCAAGGATGAGTGGAAGTTATTTACAATAAAAATAACTCATCAACTATAATTACATACAGTGTGATCTTAAAAGAGTTTTACGACATCATAACCAATAACAACTATCCTATAAATTTAATAAACGCCAGATTTATAAACCCCATAGATAAAAAAATATTGGAAAAACATAAAGAAAATAAAATTTATGTATACGAACAAGTTATAAATAAAAATAATTTATTTACAAACATAGATTTATTTTATAAAAAGAAAGATAATATATATAGTTATGCTTTAAATAGAAATGATATTCATCACGGTTCTAAAAAAGATTTGCTAAGTAATTTGAAAATGGATCCAGAAGATATAGTGAATATAATTTTAAAAAACAATTAG
- a CDS encoding TlyA family RNA methyltransferase — protein MKERLDQILLDSKLVETRSKARGLIMDGKVIVNNEKITKPGTLFDREKIKLNLVNEDNQFVSRAGAKLSKAIELWKLDITNKVCLDIGSSTGGFTDCCLQYGANHVFAVDVGTNQLDYRLRTDKRVTSMEKTNFRNVTRKHFNRNIDFFCCDVSFISLDKILKPLKDIVDDNTFGVLLIKPQFELDKEDVKKGKINSKMDHKKAISRVVDYCNANNFRVNGIDFSPILGNKKKNIEYICYIEKLSNVSHEQPTINNILDIVETAWKYFEVHNE, from the coding sequence ATGAAAGAAAGGTTGGACCAAATTTTATTAGACTCAAAACTAGTTGAGACTCGCAGCAAAGCAAGAGGTTTAATAATGGATGGAAAGGTTATTGTCAATAATGAAAAAATAACTAAACCAGGAACATTATTTGATCGTGAAAAAATAAAGCTAAACTTAGTGAATGAGGATAACCAATTTGTAAGTAGGGCTGGAGCTAAATTATCAAAAGCTATTGAATTATGAAAGTTAGATATAACAAACAAAGTTTGTTTAGATATTGGTAGCTCTACTGGTGGCTTTACAGATTGCTGTTTACAGTACGGAGCAAATCATGTATTTGCTGTGGACGTTGGTACAAATCAATTAGATTATAGGTTACGAACCGATAAAAGGGTAACTTCTATGGAAAAAACTAATTTTAGAAATGTAACAAGAAAACATTTCAATAGAAACATTGATTTTTTTTGTTGTGATGTGAGTTTTATATCCTTAGATAAAATATTAAAACCTTTAAAAGATATAGTTGACGATAATACTTTTGGTGTACTTTTAATAAAACCTCAGTTTGAATTAGACAAAGAAGATGTTAAAAAAGGAAAAATCAACTCTAAGATGGATCATAAAAAAGCGATAAGTAGGGTAGTTGATTATTGTAATGCTAATAATTTCAGAGTAAACGGAATTGATTTTTCCCCTATTTTAGGAAATAAAAAGAAAAATATTGAATACATTTGTTACATCGAAAAACTAAGTAATGTCAGTCATGAACAACCTACAATAAATAACATATTAGATATAGTTGAAACTGCTTGAAAATATTTTGAGGTTCACAATGAATAA